A DNA window from Camelina sativa cultivar DH55 chromosome 17, Cs, whole genome shotgun sequence contains the following coding sequences:
- the LOC104755816 gene encoding uncharacterized protein LOC104755816 isoform X2, with protein MSTMPPQFPLEIRSALRLASSTVSFLRPVTTVAPHRTTLSPQTRCCFSSSSSVKLPTKPPLCTADELHYVSVPNSDWRLALWRYLPPPQAPTRNHPLLLLSGVGTNAIGYDLSPGCSFARHMSTQGFETWILEVRGAGLSTRVSDLKDVEESAHELSNQMESTARAAAGKDDTCSDEKQASDIVDNAPASDVSVDVGEATTTAWDESQLVSRLTSTFMRLSERLSGFLSEGQSVFMSAKLFDKIAMLVDDTQLYERFNDIRSKLLSLIESKQNSGLVSQIRELAQRLVNLFDDGQKSVSPPLIDLQERLTTTIEDFQKQLDLIVKYDWDFDHYLEEDVPAAIEYVRAQCKPKDGKLFAIGHSMGGILLYAMLSRCAFEGREPSVAAVATLASSVDYTTSDSALKLLIPLANPAEALSVPVVPLGALLAAAFPLSTRPPYVLSWLNDLISCTDMMHPEMLEKLVLNNFCTIPAKLLIQLTTAFREGGLRDRSGKFYYKDHLPGTSVPVLALADTVKLFPENLVTYKLLGEPEGPHYAHYDLVGGRLAVEQVYPCITEFLSHHDSA; from the exons ATGTCCACCATGCCTCCTCAATTCCCTCTGGAGATCCGCTCAGCTCTCCGCTTGGCTTCCTCCACCGTCTCTTTCCTCCGTCCCGTCACCACCGTCGCTCCTCACCGCACGACGCTTTCTCCACAAACGAGatgttgtttctcttcttcttcctctgttaaGCTCCCCACGAAACCTCCTCTTTGCACTGCCGACGAGCTTCATTACGTCTCTGTTCCTAACAGCGATTGGCGTCTCGCTCTCTGGCGTTACTTGCCTCCTCCTCAG GCTCCTACGAGGAATCATCCATTGTTACTCTTGTCTGGAGTAGGAACTAATGCCATTGGTTACGATTTATCTCCTGGT TGTTCTTTTGCAAGGCACATGTCTACTCAGGGATTTGAGACGTGGATTCTCGAGGTTCGTGGAGCAGGGTTGAGTACACGAGTATCTGATCTTAAAGATGTGGAGGAGTCTGCTCACGAATTGTCTAATCAGATGGAATCTACTGCTAGAGCTGCTGCAGGTAAAGATGATACTTGTTCTGATGAAAAGCAGGCTAGTGATATCGTGGACAATGCACCAGCGTCGGATGTTTCAGTTGATGTTGGTGAAGCCACCACCACGGCTTGGGACGAGTCACAACTTGTGTCGAGATTGACATCAACGTTCATGCGTTTGTCAGAAAGGCTGTCTGGCTTTCTCAGTGAAGGTCAGTCAGTGTTCATGTCTGCTAAGTTATTTGACAAAATTGCAATGCTTGTAGATGATACACAGCTGTACGAGCGCTTTAATGACATTAGATCGAAGCTTTTGAGTCTGATTGAGTCAAAGCAAAACTCAGGACTTGTTAGCCAGATCAGAGAATTGGCCCAGCGCCTTGTTAATCTTTTCGACGATGGTCAGAAGTCTGTCTCCCCTCCGTTGATTGATTTACAAGAGCGCCTCACTACAACCATTGAAGATTTTCAGAAGCAACTGGATTTGATAGTTAAATATGACTGGGATTTTGATCACTACCTGGAAGAGGATGTCCCTGCTGCG ATTGAGTATGTAAGAGCGCAATGCAAACCCAAGGACGGTAAACTATTTGCAATTGGGCACTCCATGGGGGGTATCCTACTCTATGCAATGCTGTCACGTTGTG CTTTTGAAGGACGAGAACCCTCTGTGGCAGCTGTGGCAACTCTGGCATCATCGGTTGATTACACAACCTCAGATTCTGCACTCAAATTGCTCATACCTCTT GCCAATCCTGCAGAAGCTCTGAGTGTTCCAGTTGTTCCATTGGGCGCCCTGTTGGCTGCCGCTTTTCCTCTTTCAACACGTCCTCCATATGTATTATCTTGGCTTAACGATTTGATATCATGCACTGATATGATGCACCCTGAAATGTTAGAAAAGCTTGTCTTGAATAACTTCT GTACCATACCTGCAAAACTTCTTATTCAGCTGACAACAGCCTTTCGAGAGGGAGGCTTACGTGATCGTAGTGGTAAATTTTACTACAAGGATCATCTTCCCGGAACCAGTGTCCCTGTCTTAGCTCTTGCAG ACACTGTTAAGCTGTTTCCCGAGAACTTAGTCACTTATAAGTTACTTGGAGAACCAGAAGGACCACATTATGCACACTATGATTTGGTTGGAGGACGGCTG GCAGTGGAGCAAGTCTATCCTTGCATAACTGAATTTCTTAGTCACCATGATTCCGCATAA
- the LOC104755812 gene encoding uncharacterized protein LOC104755812 gives MVVANDLSSKIIPRVLIVSRRTLRKNKYVDFVGEYHLDLIVSSGAVPVIVPRVNGIHSMLQSFEPIHGVLLCEGEDVDPSLYADSESSSGLSPEEMEEIRKVHAEDMTIDREKDSIELTLAKLCLERNIPFLGICRGSQILNVAAGGTLYQDIDKEVITTSRTKHIDYENYDGHRHEARIVEETPLHKWFEEKDIMVNSYHHQGVKRLGQRFVPMAYAPDGLIEGFYDPDRYDPEEGQFLMGLQFHPERMRLSGSDEFDYPGCALVYQEFVKAVIAFQKKQVNVAQMEMKRKTKTLVKSFSQTEFLEANTVLSKQQENRLKQVGATVRNSCVYMKRMKRKEEQERAMDKLSAERLSDLVSFHHMMARLCSDAIKRKLLEPTDRTIEFSSFLNY, from the exons atggtGGTCGCTAACGATCTCTCCTCCAAGATTATCCCTAGAGTTCTCATCGTCTCTCGTCGGACTCTCCGCAAGAACAAGTACGTGGACTTCGTAGGAGAATACCATCTCGATCTCATTGTTTCCTCCGGTGCCGTCCCTGTCATCGTACCACGTGTCAATGGGATCCATTCTATGCTCCAAAGCTTCGAGCCAATCCACGGTGTCCTCCTCTGTGAAGGAGAAGACGTCGACCCTTCTCTCTACGCCGACTCAGAATCCTCATCAGGTCTCTCTCCCGAGGAGATGGAGGAGATCAGGAAGGTGCATGCAGAGGACATGACCATCGATCGAGAGAAAGACAGCATCGAGCTGACTCTAGCCAAACTCTGTCTCGAAAGAAACATTCCTTTCTTAGGCATTTGTCGTGGCTCTCAGATTCTCAACGTTGCCGCAGGCGGAACTCTTTACCAAGACATCGACAAGGAAGTTATAACTACGAGTAGGACAAAGCATATAGATTATGAAAACTATGATGGACATAGGCACGAGGCTAGAATCGTTGAGGAGACGCCGTTGCATAAGTGGTTCGAAGAGAAGGATATAATGGTGAACTCGTATCATCATCAGGGTGTGAAGAGACTGGGGCAGCGTTTTGTGCCGATGGCTTACGCTCCTGATGGTTTGATTGAAGGGTTTTATGATCCTGATCGATATGATCCAGAGGAAGGCCAGTTTTTGATGGGTCTGCAGTTTCATCCTGAGAGGATGAGGCTTTCAGGCTCTGATGAGTTTGATTATCCGGGATGCGCTTTAGTTTATCAGGAGTTTGTGAAAGCTGTGATCGCATTTCAGAAGAAACAAGTAAACGTAGCACAGATGGAGATGAAGAGGAAAACCAAGACGCTCGTCAAAAGCTTCTCCCAAACTGAGTTTCTAGAG GCAAATACGGTTCTAAGCAAGCAACAAGAGAATAGGTTGAAGCAGGTGGGTGCCACGGTGAGGAACTCGTGTGTGTATATGAAAAGGATGAAGAGGAAAGAGGAGCAAGAGAGAGCAATGGACAAGTTGTCTGCTGAGCGGCTGTCTGATCTGGTTTCCTTCCATCATATGATGGCTCGTCTTTGCTCTGATGCCATCAAGAGAAAGCTGCTAGAACCAACAGATAGGACCATTGAATTTTCCTCTTTCCTCAACTATTAG
- the LOC104755813 gene encoding uncharacterized protein LOC104755813: protein MLGAGFQLTQQLQRAQSDLSNGCRSIHTKERDNGSALHKPNVPEASSSNVERFLNSVTPSVPAHYFSKTTVKERRGSDVELQVPYFVLGDVWESFAEWSAYGIGVPLTLNTNNKDRVFQYYVPSLSGIQVYADVDAFTSSLQPRRQGEESESDFRDSSSEGSSCESERGLCCYSKEQISARMDQLSLRKEHNEDSSSDDGEPLSSQGRLMFEYLERDLPYIREPFADKMSDLASRFPELKTLRSCDLLPSSWFSVAWYPIYKIPTGPTVKDLDACFLTYHSLHTPFHGAGITTQSMCAVQPRENVEKMELPVFGLASYKLRGSVWTSLGGSGHQVANSLFQAAENWLRLRQVNHPDFIFFCRR, encoded by the exons ATGTTGGGAGCTGGATTTCAGTTGACTCAGCAGCTGCAGAGAGCTCAGAGCGACCTTTCCAATGGCTGCAGATCGATTCACACTAAGGAACGCGATAACGGGTCTGCATTGCACAAACCCAATGTCCCCGAGGCGTCTTCAAGTAATGTGGAACGGTTTTTGAACTCAGTCACACCATCTGTGCCTGCTCACTATTTCTCTAAG ACAACAGTAAAGGAAAGAAGAGGTAGTGATGTTGAGTTGCAGGTTCCTTACTTTGTTCTTGGAGATGTTTGGGAATCGTTTGCTGAGTGGAGTGCTTATGGCATTGGAGTTCCTCTCACTTTGAATACAAATAACAAAGATCGTGTCTTTCAATACTACGTGCCTTCCCTTTCCGGCATTCAAGTATATGCTGATGTTGATGCCTTCACTTCATCTCTTCAACCAAG GCGGCAAGGGGAGGAAAGCGAAAGTGATTTCAGGGATTCAAGCAGTGAAGGAAGCAGTTGTGAATCTGAAAGAGGACTCTGTTGTTATTCAAAAGAGCAGATCTCTGCTAGAATGGACCAACTCTCATTAAGAAAGGAGCATAACGAAGACTCTTCTAGTGATGATGGCGAGCCTTTAAGCTCTCAAGGTCGTTTGATGTTTGAGTATCTTGAACGTGATCTTCCGTATATCCGTGAACCCTTTGCCGACAAG ATGTCCGACCTTGCCTCTAGATTTCCCGAGCTGAAGACGCTGAGAAGCTGTGATTTATTACCTTCAAGCTGGTTTTCTGTGGCATG GTACCCAATTTACAAAATACCCACAGGACCGACAGTTAAGGATCTGGATGCTTGTTTCTTGACCTATCATTCCCTTCACACACCCTTTCATG GTGCAGGCATCACAACACAGTCCATGTGTGCGGTGCAGCCAAGAGAGAATGTTGAGAAGATGGAGCTTCCTGTCTTTGGTCTCGCCTCATACAAGTTGAGAGGTTCTGTATGGACAAGCTTGGGGGGATCTGGTCATCAGGTCGCGAACTCCCTCTTCCAAGCCGCAGAAAATTGGCTGAGGTTGCGTCAAGTCAACCATCctgatttcatcttcttctgccGACGGTGA
- the LOC104755814 gene encoding auxin-responsive protein IAA34-like: protein MDSDPQGFSSPSFPKYHPYYPLTMECGGLIDLGLSLRTIQNETYLTSGHKHCSNEGDRRKCGYVKVTMDGFVVGRKVCVLNHGGYSTLAHQLEDMFGTQSVSGLRLFQMESEFSLVFRDEEGIWRNAGDVPWKEFVESVERLRITRRNDVILPF, encoded by the exons ATGGACTCAGACCCACAGGGGTTTTCATCCCCAAGTTTTCCCAAGTATCATCCATATTACCCTCTGACCATGGAGTGTGGAGGCCTAATCGATTTAGGTCTCAGCCTGAGAACCATACAAAATGAGACTTACCTCACATCTGGCCACA AACATTGTAGTAATGAAGGAGACAGACGGAAGTGCGGTTATGTAAAGGTCACTATGGATGGGTTTGTGGTAGGTCGCAAGGTTTGTGTTCTTAATCATGGAGGCTATTCAACTCTTGCTCATCAGCTCGAGGACATGTTCG GGACGCAGAGTGTGTCGGGACTGAGGTTGTTTCAGATGGAGTCTGAGTTTTCTTTGGTCTTCAGAGACGAAGAAGGTATCTGGAGGAATGCTGGCGATGTTCCATGGAA GGAGTTCGTAGAAAGCGTAGAGCGGCTGAGAATCACAAGAAGAAACGATGTTATACTTCCCTTTTGA
- the LOC104755816 gene encoding uncharacterized protein LOC104755816 isoform X1 produces the protein MSTMPPQFPLEIRSALRLASSTVSFLRPVTTVAPHRTTLSPQTRCCFSSSSSVKLPTKPPLCTADELHYVSVPNSDWRLALWRYLPPPQAPTRNHPLLLLSGVGTNAIGYDLSPGCSFARHMSTQGFETWILEVRGAGLSTRVSDLKDVEESAHELSNQMESTARAAAGKDDTCSDEKQASDIVDNAPASDVSVDVGEATTTAWDESQLVSRLTSTFMRLSERLSGFLSEGQSVFMSAKLFDKIAMLVDDTQLYERFNDIRSKLLSLIESKQNSGLVSQIRELAQRLVNLFDDGQKSVSPPLIDLQERLTTTIEDFQKQLDLIVKYDWDFDHYLEEDVPAAIEYVRAQCKPKDGKLFAIGHSMGGILLYAMLSRCAFEGREPSVAAVATLASSVDYTTSDSALKLLIPLANPAEALSVPVVPLGALLAAAFPLSTRPPYVLSWLNDLISCTDMMHPEMLEKLVLNNFCTIPAKLLIQLTTAFREGGLRDRSGKFYYKDHLPGTSVPVLALAGDRDLICPPAAVEDTVKLFPENLVTYKLLGEPEGPHYAHYDLVGGRLAVEQVYPCITEFLSHHDSA, from the exons ATGTCCACCATGCCTCCTCAATTCCCTCTGGAGATCCGCTCAGCTCTCCGCTTGGCTTCCTCCACCGTCTCTTTCCTCCGTCCCGTCACCACCGTCGCTCCTCACCGCACGACGCTTTCTCCACAAACGAGatgttgtttctcttcttcttcctctgttaaGCTCCCCACGAAACCTCCTCTTTGCACTGCCGACGAGCTTCATTACGTCTCTGTTCCTAACAGCGATTGGCGTCTCGCTCTCTGGCGTTACTTGCCTCCTCCTCAG GCTCCTACGAGGAATCATCCATTGTTACTCTTGTCTGGAGTAGGAACTAATGCCATTGGTTACGATTTATCTCCTGGT TGTTCTTTTGCAAGGCACATGTCTACTCAGGGATTTGAGACGTGGATTCTCGAGGTTCGTGGAGCAGGGTTGAGTACACGAGTATCTGATCTTAAAGATGTGGAGGAGTCTGCTCACGAATTGTCTAATCAGATGGAATCTACTGCTAGAGCTGCTGCAGGTAAAGATGATACTTGTTCTGATGAAAAGCAGGCTAGTGATATCGTGGACAATGCACCAGCGTCGGATGTTTCAGTTGATGTTGGTGAAGCCACCACCACGGCTTGGGACGAGTCACAACTTGTGTCGAGATTGACATCAACGTTCATGCGTTTGTCAGAAAGGCTGTCTGGCTTTCTCAGTGAAGGTCAGTCAGTGTTCATGTCTGCTAAGTTATTTGACAAAATTGCAATGCTTGTAGATGATACACAGCTGTACGAGCGCTTTAATGACATTAGATCGAAGCTTTTGAGTCTGATTGAGTCAAAGCAAAACTCAGGACTTGTTAGCCAGATCAGAGAATTGGCCCAGCGCCTTGTTAATCTTTTCGACGATGGTCAGAAGTCTGTCTCCCCTCCGTTGATTGATTTACAAGAGCGCCTCACTACAACCATTGAAGATTTTCAGAAGCAACTGGATTTGATAGTTAAATATGACTGGGATTTTGATCACTACCTGGAAGAGGATGTCCCTGCTGCG ATTGAGTATGTAAGAGCGCAATGCAAACCCAAGGACGGTAAACTATTTGCAATTGGGCACTCCATGGGGGGTATCCTACTCTATGCAATGCTGTCACGTTGTG CTTTTGAAGGACGAGAACCCTCTGTGGCAGCTGTGGCAACTCTGGCATCATCGGTTGATTACACAACCTCAGATTCTGCACTCAAATTGCTCATACCTCTT GCCAATCCTGCAGAAGCTCTGAGTGTTCCAGTTGTTCCATTGGGCGCCCTGTTGGCTGCCGCTTTTCCTCTTTCAACACGTCCTCCATATGTATTATCTTGGCTTAACGATTTGATATCATGCACTGATATGATGCACCCTGAAATGTTAGAAAAGCTTGTCTTGAATAACTTCT GTACCATACCTGCAAAACTTCTTATTCAGCTGACAACAGCCTTTCGAGAGGGAGGCTTACGTGATCGTAGTGGTAAATTTTACTACAAGGATCATCTTCCCGGAACCAGTGTCCCTGTCTTAGCTCTTGCAGGTGATCGGGACTTAATCTGTCCCCCTGCGGCTGTGGAAG ACACTGTTAAGCTGTTTCCCGAGAACTTAGTCACTTATAAGTTACTTGGAGAACCAGAAGGACCACATTATGCACACTATGATTTGGTTGGAGGACGGCTG GCAGTGGAGCAAGTCTATCCTTGCATAACTGAATTTCTTAGTCACCATGATTCCGCATAA